In Aquimarina sp. TRL1, a single window of DNA contains:
- a CDS encoding FecR family protein translates to MNETIKRIINKYLADDLTEEESELLMEWLDDAEHKKIFEEYIRLDGAINKSLHSFDALEAYQKAIPSATKVVTFRYENVFKYAAILMSLVGIGYMCYLQLNTPDPTNSGLKVVDKPVLLKKSNGEIVQIDIEKNQDYKEGGNIIWRQEKNKIIYEDQLATNVVYNEVVVPEGKRFKVVLSDGTLVHLNSGTTFKYPVDFVANKNRQVYLKGEAFFDVKRDEEKPFMVEVDQMNIRVLGTQFNVAMFPEDQEVNTVLVEGSVALYATGKEKNGVKLTPNQKGVFQKGNKKITVSDVDVSDHISWMKGRLIFKKTAFKKIIKKLERFYNVKIVNNYPELDNHEFTGVFDTEEESILDVLEVIKNYSPIEWHLKDNTIVITSQREIE, encoded by the coding sequence ATGAACGAAACAATAAAGAGAATTATTAATAAATATCTTGCAGATGACTTAACAGAGGAGGAATCAGAGCTGTTAATGGAGTGGTTAGATGATGCAGAGCATAAAAAGATATTTGAAGAATACATTAGGTTAGATGGTGCCATCAATAAAAGCCTACATAGCTTTGATGCTCTTGAAGCATACCAAAAGGCAATTCCATCTGCGACCAAGGTGGTTACGTTTCGTTATGAAAATGTATTTAAATATGCCGCAATTCTTATGTCTCTTGTTGGGATTGGATATATGTGCTACCTGCAGCTCAATACTCCTGATCCTACTAATTCAGGCTTAAAAGTTGTAGATAAACCTGTACTACTCAAAAAATCAAATGGAGAAATAGTACAGATCGATATAGAGAAGAATCAAGATTATAAAGAGGGAGGAAATATTATCTGGAGGCAAGAAAAGAATAAGATTATTTATGAGGATCAATTAGCTACAAATGTGGTGTATAATGAAGTTGTTGTACCAGAAGGGAAACGTTTCAAAGTTGTGCTTTCAGATGGGACATTGGTCCATCTTAATTCGGGAACAACCTTTAAATATCCGGTGGATTTTGTAGCTAATAAGAACCGACAAGTATATTTAAAAGGGGAAGCTTTTTTTGATGTAAAGAGAGATGAAGAAAAACCATTTATGGTTGAGGTAGATCAAATGAATATCAGGGTTTTAGGAACTCAGTTTAATGTAGCGATGTTTCCGGAGGATCAGGAAGTTAATACTGTGTTAGTAGAAGGGTCAGTCGCCTTGTACGCAACAGGTAAAGAAAAAAATGGAGTGAAGTTAACACCAAATCAAAAAGGTGTTTTCCAGAAAGGAAATAAAAAGATTACTGTAAGTGATGTAGATGTATCTGATCACATTTCCTGGATGAAAGGTCGTCTAATTTTTAAGAAAACAGCGTTTAAAAAAATCATAAAGAAACTAGAGCGGTTTTATAATGTAAAAATAGTGAATAATTATCCAGAGCTAGATAATCACGAATTTACTGGAGTTTTTGATACAGAAGAGGAATCGATTTTAGATGTGCTCGAAGTTATTAAGAATTATTCCCCTATCGAATGGCATCTAAAAGATAATACAATTGTGATTACTTCCCAGAGGGAAATTGAATAA
- a CDS encoding RNA polymerase sigma factor: MDFSLNDDIKLLTALKKGCQKAFKFIYSTFYEILCVYILNFTSNREEAEDIVQDTLLKLWQKRESIVINTSLKSYLFQAVYNRFVDNYRREKKRYEILDTIRLSALNSLYTEEEQQHESQKIKILQQIIEQLPPKCKEIFLLSKMRGLKYQQIADELGISIKTVENQIGIAYQKIRVALKNSNLSF, from the coding sequence GTGGATTTTTCTTTAAATGACGATATCAAATTATTAACCGCCTTAAAGAAGGGGTGTCAAAAAGCATTTAAGTTCATTTACAGTACTTTCTATGAAATTTTATGTGTTTACATCCTTAATTTTACTTCTAACAGAGAAGAGGCTGAAGATATTGTGCAGGATACTTTATTAAAACTCTGGCAAAAAAGAGAATCCATCGTAATAAATACTTCTTTAAAATCGTATCTTTTCCAAGCTGTATACAACAGATTTGTAGACAATTACCGAAGAGAAAAAAAGAGGTATGAGATCCTAGACACAATTCGGTTAAGCGCACTAAATTCTCTCTATACAGAAGAGGAACAGCAGCATGAGAGTCAAAAAATCAAAATATTGCAACAAATTATTGAGCAACTTCCTCCCAAGTGCAAAGAAATATTCCTACTCAGTAAAATGAGGGGGCTAAAATATCAACAAATAGCAGATGAATTAGGAATCTCTATAAAAACGGTAGAAAACCAAATAGGGATTGCATATCAAAAAATCAGAGTTGCTTTAAAAAACTCAAATCTCTCTTTTTGA
- a CDS encoding phosphatase PAP2 family protein, with protein sequence MTFAKIYIFVISFLLCGSIIAQEAPKKESTWSMLKYDGVSVFKGVKHAYTQPFKWKGKDFATLGTILVGTSILYAIDEPANEYFTKQEKDIPHIVKEFGFRFGKPLVNYGLTSGVYTLGLLTKNEKIRKTGVLLIASATAGGIIQTVSKTLVGRARPTMNEGHDSFRFYSNEAGYHSFPSGHAILSFTTAHAIAKQFKNPFIKGGIYAVGMITPVSRLWAGAHWLTDVSLGIVLSVVIVDGIDNFLNKTERYTYDKNKVSIKWNLKLTPGQLGIVGTF encoded by the coding sequence ATGACCTTCGCTAAAATATACATATTCGTTATCAGCTTCCTTCTTTGCGGAAGTATTATTGCACAAGAAGCCCCTAAAAAAGAATCTACCTGGAGCATGCTAAAATATGACGGAGTTTCTGTTTTTAAAGGAGTTAAACATGCCTACACGCAACCTTTTAAGTGGAAAGGAAAGGATTTTGCTACCCTAGGTACAATCCTTGTCGGGACTTCTATACTTTATGCTATTGATGAACCGGCTAATGAATATTTCACAAAACAAGAAAAAGACATTCCCCACATTGTTAAGGAGTTTGGCTTTCGTTTTGGAAAACCCTTAGTGAATTACGGTCTTACTTCTGGAGTATATACTCTTGGTCTTTTAACAAAAAATGAAAAAATCAGAAAAACCGGGGTCTTATTAATTGCCTCTGCTACTGCAGGTGGTATTATCCAAACTGTAAGTAAAACATTAGTAGGTCGTGCCAGACCAACAATGAATGAAGGACATGACAGTTTCCGGTTTTACTCTAATGAAGCTGGATACCATTCTTTTCCTTCCGGACATGCGATCCTATCATTTACTACAGCACATGCTATTGCCAAACAGTTCAAAAACCCGTTTATCAAAGGAGGAATCTACGCCGTAGGAATGATTACTCCTGTGTCCAGATTATGGGCAGGGGCACATTGGCTAACAGATGTTAGTCTTGGGATTGTGTTAAGTGTTGTTATTGTCGACGGTATTGACAATTTTTTAAACAAAACAGAACGATACACCTATGACAAAAATAAGGTAAGTATCAAATGGAATTTAAAGCTTACCCCCGGACAGTTAGGAATTGTAGGCACGTTCTAA
- a CDS encoding glycerol-3-phosphate dehydrogenase/oxidase → MKNKRQFSVHERASQLKRVTSRLFDVVIIGGGVTGAGIALDAISRGLSVCLIEKNDFASGTSNKSTKLIHGGLRYLKQLEIGLVRESGRERAIVHKLAPHLVVPEKMLLPLYEGGTYGKLMTAIGLKVYDFLADVSGNDRRKMLSVSETIEQEPLLKKEGLQGGGYYAEYRTDDARLTIELLKKAHVLGAEVLNYCEVVSFGYTEEGNMDTAHCLDHITNEKLMISARFFVSATGPWSDVIKQLDTSKKEKTLQLSKGVHIVIPRDKLLLRQAIYFDVDDGRMIFAIPRGKVTYIGTTDTVYTASLKRIVITRKDVKYLIDAVNRMFPLAELTIRDVISSWAGIRPLVYEAGKTPSELSRKDEIFISKTGLVSIAGGKLTGYRKMAERIMNTLFSIDDSIGNRATKGALTDEIPLTNYPLQSREEVVLYRRQLKERLASLGVEDEYICWYLVSTYGKQADKILEKITHFNNEEVIEKLIRAELWYGVHHEMVVTLSDFFVRRTGYLYFEIEKIKTFRTVVASDLQNYLGFDIAEMAHQHQVLDQLLTDATTFYETE, encoded by the coding sequence ATGAAAAATAAAAGACAGTTCTCAGTACATGAGCGGGCATCTCAATTAAAGCGAGTCACATCTCGGTTGTTTGATGTCGTTATTATTGGAGGAGGGGTGACAGGAGCAGGGATAGCGCTGGATGCCATTTCCAGAGGATTATCTGTGTGTCTGATAGAGAAAAATGATTTTGCTTCTGGTACTAGTAATAAATCAACTAAATTGATTCATGGAGGACTTAGGTACCTGAAACAACTGGAGATTGGATTGGTTCGGGAATCGGGAAGAGAAAGAGCTATTGTACATAAACTAGCTCCGCATTTGGTAGTACCAGAAAAAATGTTACTTCCTCTTTATGAAGGAGGAACCTATGGGAAATTGATGACTGCTATCGGACTAAAAGTATATGACTTTTTAGCAGATGTGTCGGGAAATGACCGAAGGAAAATGTTAAGTGTATCAGAGACTATAGAGCAAGAGCCTTTATTAAAAAAAGAAGGACTTCAAGGAGGAGGGTATTACGCAGAATACAGGACTGATGATGCAAGATTGACGATTGAATTGCTTAAAAAAGCACATGTTCTTGGAGCAGAGGTGTTGAATTATTGCGAAGTAGTTTCTTTTGGATATACCGAAGAAGGGAATATGGATACAGCACATTGTTTGGATCATATCACAAATGAAAAGTTGATGATTAGTGCCAGATTTTTTGTATCGGCTACAGGTCCCTGGAGTGATGTAATCAAACAGTTGGATACTTCAAAAAAAGAAAAGACATTGCAATTGAGTAAGGGAGTTCATATTGTGATTCCCAGAGATAAATTATTACTTAGACAAGCGATCTATTTTGATGTGGATGATGGTAGAATGATTTTTGCAATTCCAAGAGGAAAGGTAACGTATATAGGTACTACAGATACAGTATATACCGCCAGCCTGAAACGTATTGTGATTACTAGAAAAGATGTGAAGTACCTGATCGATGCGGTGAATAGGATGTTTCCCCTGGCAGAATTAACAATAAGGGATGTCATTTCTAGTTGGGCAGGAATACGTCCTCTGGTATACGAAGCAGGTAAAACTCCTTCGGAGTTATCAAGAAAAGATGAGATTTTTATTTCTAAAACAGGTTTGGTTTCTATTGCAGGAGGGAAACTGACAGGATATAGAAAAATGGCAGAGAGGATTATGAATACACTATTTTCTATAGATGATTCTATAGGGAATCGAGCGACAAAAGGAGCATTGACAGATGAGATTCCTTTAACCAATTATCCGTTACAAAGCAGAGAAGAAGTTGTGCTGTATCGAAGGCAATTAAAAGAAAGACTGGCGTCTTTAGGGGTAGAGGATGAATATATTTGTTGGTATTTGGTTAGTACTTATGGTAAACAAGCTGATAAGATTCTTGAAAAAATAACCCATTTTAATAATGAAGAAGTCATAGAAAAGCTTATTCGGGCAGAGCTTTGGTATGGTGTTCATCATGAAATGGTAGTTACCTTATCAGATTTCTTTGTTCGTAGAACCGGCTATCTTTATTTTGAAATAGAAAAAATAAAGACCTTTAGAACTGTAGTAGCTTCCGATCTCCAGAATTATTTGGGGTTTGATATTGCCGAAATGGCACATCAACATCAAGTATTAGATCAGTTACTAACAGATGCTACCACTTTTTATGAAACAGAATAA
- a CDS encoding arsenosugar biosynthesis-associated peroxidase-like protein gives MSKTYYDPADLRKFGKITEWSEELGKKFFDYYGKVFEEGALSAREKSLIALAVSHVVKCPYCIDAYTKDGLQRGITKEEMMEAVHAGAAIESGATLVHGVQMMKKYDKLSM, from the coding sequence ATGTCAAAAACATATTATGATCCCGCAGATTTACGAAAGTTTGGAAAAATAACAGAATGGAGCGAAGAGCTGGGAAAAAAATTCTTCGATTATTATGGAAAGGTATTCGAAGAAGGAGCTTTAAGCGCCCGTGAAAAATCTTTGATTGCACTCGCTGTTTCTCATGTAGTAAAATGTCCTTATTGTATTGATGCATATACCAAAGATGGGTTACAACGAGGAATCACCAAAGAAGAAATGATGGAAGCTGTTCATGCTGGTGCTGCTATCGAAAGCGGCGCTACCTTAGTACATGGAGTGCAAATGATGAAAAAATATGACAAACTATCTATGTAA
- the arsS gene encoding arsenosugar biosynthesis radical SAM (seleno)protein ArsS (Some members of this family are selenoproteins.) produces the protein MTKSLKKRNNELANSHRQLEILSNGIFQNGELPKFADQIAKTGHFPLRPKKLEILQINVGYMCNQVCEHCHVDAGPDRKEIMTRETMQQCIDVIKNTGAHTLDLTGGAPEMNPNFRWFVEEASKAGIKDFIVRSNLTIIRANKKYYDLPDFFKKYNIHVVSSMPHWTKGKTDKQRGNGVFNKSIEALLELNKRGYGMPDSSLKLDLVYNPSGAFLPGDQMAMEKDFKKALFDDFGIHFHNLFAITNLPISRFLDYLIASDNYEDYMYQLVDAYNPTAVENVMCTNTISVSWDGWLYDCDFNQMLGLKVNSKIKHISEYNEDILLDRDIIISQHCYGCTAGAGSSCQGTVA, from the coding sequence ATGACCAAGTCCCTGAAGAAAAGAAATAATGAATTAGCAAATTCTCATAGACAACTGGAAATTCTGAGTAATGGGATTTTTCAAAATGGAGAACTTCCCAAATTTGCAGATCAGATTGCAAAAACGGGACATTTCCCTTTACGCCCTAAAAAACTGGAAATCCTGCAAATTAATGTTGGATATATGTGCAACCAGGTTTGCGAACACTGTCATGTGGATGCTGGTCCTGATCGCAAGGAAATTATGACCAGAGAAACAATGCAGCAATGTATTGATGTCATAAAAAACACAGGAGCTCATACCCTGGATCTTACCGGAGGAGCTCCTGAGATGAACCCTAATTTTAGGTGGTTTGTAGAAGAAGCAAGTAAAGCAGGAATTAAAGATTTTATTGTCCGTAGTAATCTGACGATTATCAGAGCTAATAAAAAATATTACGACCTTCCTGATTTTTTCAAAAAATATAACATTCATGTTGTTTCTTCTATGCCTCACTGGACCAAAGGAAAAACAGATAAACAGCGAGGGAATGGCGTTTTTAACAAGTCTATTGAGGCCTTACTGGAACTCAATAAAAGAGGATATGGGATGCCTGATAGTTCTTTAAAGTTAGACTTGGTATACAATCCTTCTGGGGCTTTTCTTCCTGGAGACCAAATGGCTATGGAAAAAGATTTCAAAAAAGCATTATTTGATGATTTTGGAATTCATTTTCATAATCTTTTTGCTATTACCAATCTTCCAATCAGTCGATTTCTGGATTATCTTATTGCTTCTGATAATTATGAAGACTATATGTATCAATTAGTCGATGCATATAATCCTACGGCAGTAGAAAATGTCATGTGTACTAATACTATTTCTGTCAGTTGGGATGGGTGGCTATACGACTGTGATTTTAATCAAATGCTGGGTCTCAAAGTCAATAGTAAAATAAAGCACATTAGTGAATATAACGAAGATATCCTTCTCGATCGGGATATCATTATCTCGCAGCACTGTTACGGGTGTACTGCCGGTGCAGGAAGTAGCTGTCAGGGAACTGTCGCATAA
- a CDS encoding rhodanese-like domain-containing protein, with protein sequence MRSTTYYIFIGCLFASYFITAQTSLQQLLDQHTKNSIPFISVEEVAQKTDHFILLDAREEKEFEISHLKNAIHVGYDHFIIDTITKKKFSKDSPIVVYCSLGIRSERIAEKLKKQGYKNIFNLYGGIFEWKNKNFPVVNKHEQETDSIHVFSKEWGKWLLKGKKTH encoded by the coding sequence ATGAGATCAACAACGTACTATATATTTATTGGCTGTCTGTTTGCCAGTTATTTTATAACTGCACAGACATCACTACAACAACTATTGGATCAACATACTAAAAACAGTATTCCTTTTATCTCTGTAGAAGAAGTTGCACAGAAAACTGACCATTTTATTTTACTTGATGCAAGGGAGGAAAAAGAGTTTGAGATCAGCCACCTCAAAAATGCAATCCATGTTGGGTATGATCATTTTATTATAGATACAATTACAAAGAAAAAATTTTCAAAAGATAGTCCGATTGTGGTATATTGTAGTTTAGGCATCCGATCTGAGCGAATTGCTGAAAAACTAAAAAAACAAGGATATAAAAACATTTTTAATTTATACGGAGGAATTTTTGAGTGGAAGAACAAAAACTTTCCCGTTGTAAATAAACATGAACAAGAAACCGACTCCATTCATGTATTCTCAAAGGAATGGGGAAAATGGCTTCTGAAAGGAAAAAAAACACATTGA
- a CDS encoding TIGR04282 family arsenosugar biosynthesis glycosyltransferase, whose translation MASERKKNTLILKEKNLLLIFTRNPELGKCKTRLAATIGDHAALEVYKFLLNHTVSITEKLSADKAVYYSEKIRDNDIWSTASYIKYKQNGVDLGARMLAAFQEGFTNGYQHIIIIGSDIYDLQQHDIEKAFLSLKKHDYVIGPAKDGGYYLLGMNKLTPSLFSRKTWGTDSVLKDTLLDLQNEAVKILEERNDIDYYEDIEGIDVFQQLIQKIKK comes from the coding sequence ATGGCTTCTGAAAGGAAAAAAAACACATTGATCTTGAAAGAAAAAAACTTACTTCTCATATTTACCAGAAATCCCGAATTAGGGAAATGCAAAACGAGATTAGCTGCTACTATTGGAGACCACGCAGCACTGGAAGTATATAAATTCTTATTGAATCATACTGTATCAATTACAGAAAAACTCTCTGCGGATAAAGCTGTATATTACTCAGAAAAAATACGAGATAACGATATCTGGTCCACAGCGTCTTATATCAAATACAAACAAAACGGGGTCGATTTAGGGGCTCGGATGCTTGCTGCTTTTCAAGAAGGATTCACCAATGGTTATCAACATATTATTATCATAGGAAGTGATATATACGACCTCCAGCAACACGATATAGAGAAAGCATTCTTATCTTTAAAAAAACATGACTATGTAATCGGTCCTGCCAAAGACGGAGGATATTACCTGCTGGGAATGAACAAATTAACCCCCTCTCTTTTTAGCCGTAAAACATGGGGTACAGATTCCGTACTAAAAGACACCTTGCTCGACTTACAAAACGAAGCTGTTAAAATACTAGAAGAACGAAATGACATCGATTATTATGAAGATATCGAAGGTATTGACGTTTTTCAACAACTTATACAAAAAATAAAAAAATGA
- a CDS encoding purine-nucleoside phosphorylase gives MIKQIKETTEYLLEKGFENPEIGIILGTGLGQLINNIEIIKEVSYNHIPNFPTATVEFHKGKLIYGILEGKKIVVMQGRFHLYEGYTLQDVTYPVRIMHRLGIKTLLVSNASGAINLDFKKGELMLIDDHINLQGGSPLAFKGVEELGTRFTDMSAPYDLHINQHLETIAREHNITLHKGVYASVLGPQLETRAEYRYLRTIGADAVGMSTVPEVIVANHLNLPVSAISVLTDECDPDNLQAVNIEEIIAMAAKAEPVMITLFREVIKKL, from the coding sequence ATGATTAAACAAATAAAAGAAACCACCGAATACCTCTTAGAAAAAGGTTTTGAAAACCCAGAAATAGGAATTATTCTCGGAACCGGATTAGGGCAGCTGATCAATAATATTGAAATCATTAAAGAAGTAAGCTATAATCATATTCCTAACTTTCCTACGGCAACCGTAGAATTCCATAAGGGAAAACTTATCTACGGAATATTAGAAGGAAAAAAGATAGTTGTTATGCAGGGGCGTTTTCATCTATATGAAGGATATACCCTCCAGGATGTCACATATCCAGTGCGTATCATGCACCGATTAGGAATCAAAACATTATTAGTTTCTAATGCTTCAGGAGCGATCAATCTCGATTTCAAAAAAGGAGAATTAATGCTTATTGATGACCATATCAATCTACAGGGAGGATCTCCGCTGGCTTTTAAAGGGGTAGAAGAATTAGGAACGCGGTTTACCGATATGAGTGCCCCTTATGACCTGCATATCAATCAACATCTGGAAACGATTGCCAGAGAACATAATATCACCCTTCACAAAGGAGTATATGCTTCTGTATTAGGACCGCAGTTAGAGACAAGAGCTGAATACAGATACCTGAGAACTATTGGTGCTGATGCTGTAGGAATGAGTACTGTACCTGAAGTTATCGTGGCCAACCATCTCAACCTACCGGTATCTGCTATTTCTGTACTTACAGATGAGTGCGATCCTGATAACTTACAAGCTGTAAATATCGAAGAAATTATTGCTATGGCAGCGAAGGCGGAACCTGTAATGATTACACTCTTTAGAGAAGTAATTAAAAAATTATAA
- the arsM gene encoding arsenosugar biosynthesis arsenite methyltransferase ArsM, translating to MNNYLDTTKDVYKQAALTPDVGLCCTTNPIWELPGLKIPKIMQEMNYGCGSTVNARDLTNNPKILYVGVGGGMELLQFSYFSRQKGGVIGVDVVQEMLDASKKNFIEAEKQNEWFKSDFVDLKYGDALNLPVDDNSIDVAAQNCLFNIFKAEDLKKALEEMYRVLKPHGRLVMSDPTCEQPMNEALRNDEKLRALCLSGSIPIADYVKALTDIGFGTIEIRARKPYRILDPVHYNTEELIYIESIEVAAIKDPMPADGPCVFTGKTAIYYGAEDYFDDKKGHVLLKNQPLAICDKTAKALANLQRNDIYISDATYHYDGGGCC from the coding sequence ATGAATAACTATTTAGACACCACAAAAGATGTATACAAACAGGCAGCCTTAACCCCTGATGTGGGATTATGCTGTACTACAAACCCTATATGGGAACTACCTGGATTAAAAATCCCTAAAATCATGCAAGAGATGAATTATGGTTGTGGTAGTACAGTAAATGCCCGAGACCTGACAAACAATCCAAAAATATTGTATGTAGGAGTTGGTGGCGGGATGGAATTGCTTCAATTCTCTTACTTTTCTCGTCAAAAAGGAGGAGTTATCGGTGTCGATGTTGTACAGGAAATGTTAGATGCTTCTAAAAAGAACTTTATTGAAGCAGAAAAGCAGAATGAATGGTTTAAAAGTGATTTTGTCGATCTAAAATACGGAGATGCATTAAACCTACCTGTTGATGATAATAGTATTGATGTAGCTGCTCAAAACTGCCTTTTCAATATCTTTAAAGCAGAAGATCTAAAAAAAGCCCTAGAAGAAATGTATCGGGTTTTAAAACCTCATGGTCGGTTAGTTATGAGTGATCCTACATGCGAACAACCTATGAATGAAGCGCTTCGCAATGATGAAAAACTGAGAGCATTATGTCTCAGCGGTAGTATTCCCATTGCCGATTATGTTAAGGCATTAACCGATATTGGATTCGGAACTATCGAAATAAGAGCTAGAAAACCTTATCGTATTCTAGATCCGGTTCACTACAACACAGAAGAACTCATCTATATAGAATCTATAGAGGTTGCTGCGATTAAAGATCCTATGCCTGCTGATGGCCCTTGTGTTTTTACCGGAAAAACTGCTATTTATTATGGGGCTGAAGACTATTTCGATGATAAAAAAGGACACGTACTCCTCAAAAATCAACCACTAGCTATCTGTGATAAAACTGCAAAAGCTCTTGCTAATCTACAGAGAAATGACATCTATATCAGCGATGCTACGTATCATTACGATGGCGGAGGCTGTTGTTAA
- a CDS encoding inorganic phosphate transporter — translation MTLSILFIAACFLAFSNGANDNFKGVATLFGSGTTDYKKAINWATLTTLAGSIAAVFLAEELVKNFSGKGLVPQELIQTPIFAISIAMGAAITVYIATKIGMPISTTHSLVGALFGTGVIAVGSEFNFQKLGNTFLMPLIASPLIAAILSLVCYFILHSGRKICRITTEENEGAITTYQGNFLSLSIQKIVDFFHYISSGVVSFARGLNDTPKIVGLLLIIKVLDIQWSMIAIAVTMAIGGLAKAKKVGETMSKKITPMNAGQGLTANMITGLLVTTASIHGLPVSTTHVSVGAIFGIGTLTKKADLKTISKIVLSWVLTLPIAALLSGSLFLLLRMICY, via the coding sequence ATGACACTAAGCATTTTATTTATTGCTGCATGCTTTCTGGCATTCAGTAATGGAGCAAATGATAACTTTAAAGGAGTCGCAACCCTTTTCGGTAGCGGAACAACTGATTACAAAAAAGCAATTAACTGGGCGACACTAACCACTCTTGCCGGATCTATTGCTGCTGTTTTTCTGGCTGAAGAACTAGTCAAAAACTTTTCTGGAAAAGGTTTAGTACCTCAGGAACTTATACAAACTCCTATATTTGCTATTTCTATTGCTATGGGAGCTGCTATTACAGTATACATTGCTACCAAAATAGGAATGCCTATTTCTACAACACATAGTTTAGTCGGCGCCTTATTCGGAACAGGAGTTATAGCAGTAGGAAGTGAATTTAACTTTCAAAAACTGGGCAATACCTTCCTAATGCCATTAATTGCGAGTCCTCTAATTGCTGCTATTCTTAGTTTAGTCTGTTATTTTATACTCCATTCCGGAAGAAAAATATGTCGTATTACCACAGAAGAAAACGAAGGTGCTATTACTACATATCAAGGGAATTTTCTCTCGCTTTCTATTCAAAAAATAGTGGACTTCTTCCATTATATAAGTTCTGGTGTTGTCAGTTTTGCCAGAGGTCTTAATGACACCCCTAAAATTGTCGGTTTATTACTTATTATCAAAGTTCTGGATATTCAATGGAGCATGATTGCTATCGCTGTAACCATGGCGATTGGTGGACTAGCAAAAGCTAAAAAAGTTGGAGAAACAATGAGTAAAAAAATAACTCCTATGAATGCAGGGCAGGGATTAACTGCAAATATGATTACCGGCTTACTCGTAACTACAGCTAGTATTCATGGTCTCCCTGTTTCGACAACTCATGTGTCTGTTGGGGCAATCTTCGGTATAGGGACATTGACTAAAAAAGCTGATCTGAAAACAATTTCTAAGATTGTATTATCATGGGTTCTTACCTTACCTATTGCAGCATTGCTTAGCGGTTCTTTATTTCTACTTTTAAGAATGATTTGTTACTAA